One genomic window of Monodelphis domestica isolate mMonDom1 chromosome 1, mMonDom1.pri, whole genome shotgun sequence includes the following:
- the LOC100021323 gene encoding signal peptidase complex catalytic subunit SEC11C-like has translation MRKFTLPSFSKDIQQEYCSPYISLDTAPPNASDGKDQKVQQENNDLSFLQLLLWKGLIVATGSKSPMVVVLGGSTEPAFHRGDLLFLTNFQKDPIRAGEIVVFKVEGRDIPRVHRVIQVHEKDKGNVKFLTKGDNNEVDDRGTNLSNKEGQNWLEKKDVVGRARGFLPYIGMVTIIMNDYPKFKYALLAVMGAYVILKRES, from the exons ATGAGGAAATTTACTTTGCCTTCATTCAGCAAGGATATACAACAAGAATACTGTAGTCCTTACATTTCTCTGGACACGGCCCCTCCCAATGCATCTG ATGGAAAGGACCAGAAGGTACAGCAGGAAAATAATGATCTATCTTTTTTACAACTTCTGTTATGGAAAGGCTTGATAGTTGCCACTGGAAGTAAAAGTCCTATGGTGGTGGTGCTGGGTGGCAGTACGGAGCCAGCATTTCATAGAGGAGACCTTCTGTTTTTAACAAATTTCCAGAAAGATCCCATTAGAGCTGGGGAAATAGTTGTTTTTAAAGTTGAAGGAAGAGATATTCCTAGAGTCCACAGGGTCATCCAAGTTCAcgaaaaagataaaggaaatgtcaaatttctgacaaaaggagataataatgaaGTTGATGATAGAGGTACAAACCTATCAAACAAAGAAGGTCAAAACTGGCTAGAAAAGAAGGATGTTGTAGGAAGAGCAAGAGGGTTTTTGCCATACATTGGGATGGTTACCATAATCATGAATGATTATCCGAAATTCAAGTATGCTCTTTTGGCTGTAATGGGTGCATATGTGATACTGAAACGTGAATCCTAA